From a single Botrytis cinerea B05.10 chromosome 4, complete sequence genomic region:
- the Bcfbp26 gene encoding Bcfbp26, producing the protein MTRFKTKSNGLGVQVEDTQICVVMVGLPARGKSLIAQKAQRYLKWLSIDAQVFNVGNYRRNATPNPTADFFDTTNTEGERMRKAAAEAAVHDMIDWFKNKQGIVAILDATNSTKERRRWIKDRCDAEGIETLFVESKCDDEDLIMSNILEVKTTSPDYAGSDPEKAAQDFRNRIKNYEKVYETIDDEESDLTYLKIMNVGKQVIINRIQDYLQSRVVYYLMNLHIKPRSIWLSRHGESMYNLEGKIGGDAELSPRGEMYAKKLPSLVLESVGDNRPLTVWTSTLRRTIATARHLPNEYNQLQWKALDELNSGVCDGLTYQDIKERYPDDFEARDEDKYNYRYRGGESYRDVVIRLEPIIMELERSEDILIVTHQAVLRCIYAYFMKKPQDESPWMAVPLHTLIKLTPRAYGTQEVRYDAQIPAVSTWRGKGSVAKHEDPIPASDIATKVVANSE; encoded by the exons ATGACGCGATTCAAGACAAAGTCTAATGGCCTTGGTGTACAGGTTGAGGATACTCAAATCTGCGTGGTAATGGTCGGTCTTCCTGCAAGAGGAAAATCTCTCATTGCCCAAAAAG CTCAGCGTTATCTCAAATGGTTATCCATCGATGCTCAAGTTTTCAACGTCGGCAACTATCGTCGAAATGCCACCCCAAATCCGACGGCCGATTTCTTCGATACAACAAATACAGAGGGCGAACGAATGCGTAAAGCTGCCGCGGAAGCTGCCGTCCATGATATGATCGACTGGTTCAAGAACAAACAAGGAATTGTCGCCATTCTCGATGCTACAAATAGTACAAAAGAGCGCCGAAGATGGATCAAAGACCGTTGTGATGCGGAAGGAATCGAGACCCTATTCGTCGAATCGAAAtgcgatgatgaagatttgatcATGTCAAACATTCTAGAAGTCAAGACGACATCCCCAGACTACGCTGGCTCAGACCCGGAAAAGGCAGCTCAAGACTTTAGGAACAGGATCAAGAACTACGAGAAGGTTTACGAGACAATTGATGACGAAGAGAGTGATCTCACTTACCTGAAGATCATGAATGTTGGAAAACAAGTCATCATCAATCGAATTCAAGACTATCTTCAGAGTCGCGTGGTTTATTACTTGATGAATTTACACATTAAGCCGAGATCGATTTGGCTGTCACGC CATGGAGAGTCTATGTACAACCTCGAAGGAAAGATTGGTGGTGATGCCGAGTTATCCCCTCGTGGAGAGATGTATGCCAAGAAGTTGCCTTCATTGGTCCTTGAATCAGTAGGA GACAATCGCCCTTTGACTGTCTGGACTTCAACTCTTCGTCGCACTATCGCCACTGCCCGCCACCTTCCTAATGAGTATAACCAGCTCCAATGGAAAGCACTCGATGAACTCAACTCTGGTGTTTGTGATGGACTTACGtatcaagatatcaaagagCGATATCCGGATGATTTCGAGGCCCGTGACGAGGATAAATACAACTACAGATATCGTGGAGGAGAGTCTTATCGCGATGTTGTTATTCGCCTTGAACCCATTATCATGGAATTGGAGCGATCAGaggatattttgattgttaCTCATCAGGCTGTTCTTCG TTGTATCTACGCTTATTTCATGAAGAAGCCTCAGGATGAATCACCATGGATGGCTGTACCTCTTCACACCCTTATTAAGCTCACCCCACGTGCGTATGGCACACAAGAAGTACGTTACGATGCACAGATTCCTGCTGTCAGTACTTGGCGTGGTAAGGGTAGTGTTGCAAAGCATGAAGACCCTATTCCTGCTTCGGATATTGCAACTAAAGTTG TGGCAAACAGTGAATGA
- the Bcpxa2 gene encoding Bcpxa2, with protein MAAQSKIDFLPPDRTIKSIISDLTSLYLKHRTKISRTVYLTLFFALLNRIRSAISEQKAAAIRHAESRRRGPVSLGNGAQGAGRKKVELNREFFKNLIRLLRICIPGWRSKEMRLLVSHSIFLVIRTLISLKVAAMDGALVSSLVRGKGKDFLIGIVWWMLIAVPATFTNSMLSYHQCKLALQYRTRLTDYIHDRYLSNMTFYSLSALDDRIKNADQLITVDVSKFANSLAELYGNLAKPALDMAIYNYSLSKSVGGEGLLFMSLLVQLSANVMRALTPPFGKFVADEARLEGEFRFQHSRLIDYSEEIALYNGHEAEKDTLDKGYFTLIKHVNYILRRRFTHGIMEDFVIKYVWGALGLVLCSVPVFFKIPGAAAATMGDRTESFVTNRRLLLSSSDAFGRVMFSYKEVTELAGYTSRVATLMEVMDEIKAGRFDKTLVSDDDSGEQLELMRGRGTVIESEDIEFVDVPIITPGGSILVRKLSFSMKRGDHVLVVGPNGCGKSSLFRILGGLWPVYGGTVRKPPLSQVFYVPQRPYLSAGSLRQQIIYPDSLRTMRSKGITDSDLLSILSILDLDHLVTAFPNGWDAEAEWRDVLSGGLQQRVAMARLFYNRPKYAILDECTSSVTLEMEKIMYEHAKALEITLMTVSHRRSLWKYHSKILQFDGQGKYIFTKLDAEKRLRLEDEKEELEAHLRAMPEVKRRYEELMLGRGE; from the exons ATGGCTGCGCAATCTAAAATCGACTTCCTGCCGCCCGATCGAACGATCAAAAGCATAATATCGGACCTCACATCATTATACCTCAAGCATCGAACAAAGATCTCTCGGACTGTTTACTTGACATTATTCTTCGCTCTCCTTAATCGAATACGTTCTGCTATTTCGGAGCAAAAGGCTGCAGCTATTCGTCATGCGGAATCACGAAGGAGAGGTCCAGTCTCACTAGGCAATGGCGCGCAAGGGGCCGGAAGAAAAAAGGTCGAGTTGAATAGGGAGTTCTTCAAGAATCTGATACGGCTTTTGAGAATATGTATACCTGGATGGAGGAGCAAGGAAATGCGATTGCTTGTCAGCCATAGTATCTTCCTGGTCATTCGAACTTTGATCAGTCTGAAAGTTGCTGCCATGGATGGCGCCCTGGTTTCAAGTCTAGtaagagggaaagggaaggacTTTTTGATTGGAATTGTTTGGTGGATGTTGATTGCGGTTCCTGCAACATTCACGAATTCTATG CTCTCATATCATCAATGCAAGCTTGCGCTTCAATATCGGACACGATTAACAGACTATATTCACGATAGATATCTATCGAACATGACATTTTACTCACTTTCCGCTCTCGACGATCGAATAAAGAATGCAGATCAATTAATAACTGTGGATGTATCAAAATTTGCGAATAGTTTGGCGGAGTTGTATGGGAATCTTGCAAAACCAGCATTAGATATGGCAATATACAACTATTCTCTTTCCAAGAGTGTTGGTGGCGAAGGGCTTCTTTTCATGTCGTTACTGGTACAACTTTCAGCAAATGTCATGCGAGCATTAACTCCACCTTTTGGTAAATTTGTGGCGGACGAAGCAAGATTAGAAGGAGAATTTCGATTCCaacattcaagattgatagatTACAGTGAAGAGATTGCATTGTACAATGGGCACGAAGCTGAAAAAGATACTTTGGATAAGGGTTATTTCACACTAATAAAACACGTAAACT ACATATTGAGACGAAGATTCACACATGGAATAATGGAG GACTTTGTAATCAAATATGTATGGGGAGCTTTAGGGCTTGTCCTTTGTAGTGTTCCAGTATTCTTCAAGATACCAGGTGCAGCTGCAGCAACTATGGGCGATCGAACGGAAAGTTTCGTGACCAATCGAAGGTTACTGCTATCCAGTTCTGATGCCTTCGGTCGAGTAATGTTCTCTTATAAAGAGGTTACTGAATTGGCTGGGTACACTTCACGAGTTGCAACTCTTATGGAGGTTATGGATGAGATCAAAGCTGGACGATTTGATAAAACTTTAGTATCTGACGATGATTCCGGAGAACAGTTAGAGTTGATGAGAGGTAGAGGTACTGTCATTGAGAGtgaggatattgaattcgTTGATGT GCCGATCATCACTCCCGGTGGAAGTATCCTCGTCCGAAAACTGTCGTTCTCCATGAAACGTGGTGATCACGTTCTAGTAGTTGGACCCAATGGATGTGGCAAATCATCCTTATTCCGGATCCTCGGAGGGTTATGGCCAGTTTATGGCGGTACCGTTCGCAAACCACCTCTTTCCCAAGTTTTCTACGTGCCTCAACGACCCTACCTTAGCGCTGGATCCCTTCGTCAACAAATCATCTACCCCGATTCTCTCCGCACCATGCGCAGCAAAGGCATAACTGATTCTGACCTCCTTTCAATCCTCTCAATCCTCGATCTTGATCACCTCGTGACAGCTTTCCCCAATGGCTGGGATGCCGAAGCCGAATGGCGCGATGTACTTTCAGGTGGTCTTCAACAGCGTGTAGCTATGGCTCGTCTCTTCTACAATCGTCCGAAATATGCTATCTTAGATGAATGCACTAGTAGCGTTACTCTAGAGATGGAAAAAATTATGTATGAACATGCGAAAGCATTAGAAATTACGTTGATGACAGTAAGTCATCGAAGAAGTTTGTGGAAATATCATAGTAAGATATTACAATTTGACGGACAGGGGAAATATATCTTTACCAAATTGGACGCGGAAAAGAGATTGAGGTTGGAGGACgagaaagaggaattggaagCGCATTTGAGAGCTATGCCGGAGGTTAAGAGGAGGTatgaagaattgatgttGGGAAGAGGGGAGTGA